The following proteins are encoded in a genomic region of Triticum dicoccoides isolate Atlit2015 ecotype Zavitan chromosome 1B, WEW_v2.0, whole genome shotgun sequence:
- the LOC119319045 gene encoding (+)-menthofuran synthase-like: protein MEDAVLLTVATTVSILCCTLLLRAARSHHSKSKLVTTVPPPSPWRLPLVGNLHQLAGGRLPHRTLSALAAAHGPVMLLRLGQVPAVVVSSPDAAREVMLEQDHVFATRPSLAIPSKLFYGCTDVAFAPHGPYWLHARKTCVLHLLSPARVRAYRAVREEEVGALLDNVRRQARVVNLSELLAGFAKDVIGRIVFGASAATRADGWGAKVDALLEEGNALLGTFHVGDYFPRLAWVGALDGTDAKVGKAFDRIDAVLEEIVDAAERRMGRVHGGDALGLHDSTFVDVLLSLGNNTSGNGTGGASPERRFTRDNVKGLLANLFGAGADSTIIVLEWAMAELLRNKEAMEKLQDELRSRSVSTNSDMITEEDLQGMVYLKAVIKETMRLHPPGPLLIPREAMEPARIQQYDVPSKTMVIVNAWAIGRDPGSWESPEEFRPERFLGTGGEVDFRGRHFQLVPFGSGRRVCPGINFTMSIMEVAIANLVGRFDWALPEGAAAAVDMEEAPGITSRKRVPLHVLATPRAQASCNHDV from the exons atggaagacgccgtcctCCTCACCGTGGCCACCACCGTGTCCATCCTCTGCTGCACGCTACTCCTCCGTGCAGCTCGCTCCCATCACTCCAAGTCCAAGCTCGTCACCACCGTCCCGCCGCCTTCCCCGTGGCGGCTCCCGCTCGTGGGCAACCTGCACCAGCTCGCGGgcggccgcctcccgcaccgcaCGCTgtccgccctcgccgccgcccacgGCCCCGTCATGCTCCTCCGCCTCGGCCAGGTCCCGGCCGTCGTCGTGTCCTCGCCCGACGCCGCGCGGGAGGTGATGCTGGAGCAGGACCACGTCTTCGCCACCCGCCCGTCGCTCGCCATCCCCTCCAAGCTCTTCTACGGCTGCACCGACGTCGCCTTCGCCCCGCACGGCCCCTACTGGCTGCACGCGCGGAAGACGTGCGTGCTCCACCTCCTCAGCCCCGCCAGGGTGCGGGCCTACCGCGCCGtccgggaggaggaggtgggcgcgCTCCTGGACAACGTCCGGCGGCAGGCGCGCGTCGTGAACCTGAGCGAGCTCCTCGCCGGGTTTGCCAAGGACGTGATCGGGCGGATCGTGTTCGGGGCGAGCGCCGCCACGCGCGCCGACGGGTGGGGCGCCAAGGTggacgcgctgctggaggagggcaACGCGCTGCTCGGAACGTTCCACGTCGGCGACTACTTCCCGAGACTGGCGTGGGTCGGCGCCCTGGACGGCACCGACGCCAAGGTCGGCAAGGCGTTCGACAGGATCGACGCCGTTCTCGAGGAGATCGTCGACGCCGCGGAGAGACGAATGGGCCGAGTCCACGGAGGAGACGCGCTGGGGCTGCACGACAGCACCTTCGTCGACGTGCTGCTGTCTCTCGGCAACAACACCTCCGGCAACGGCACCGGCGGCGCGTCCCCGGAGCGGCGGTTCACGAGGGACAACGTCAAGGGGCTCCTAGCG AATCTCTTCGGGGCAGGGGCAGACTCCACCATCATCGTGCTCGAATGGGCCATGGCAGAGCTGCTCCGCAACAAGGAGGCCATGGAGAAGCTACAAGACGAGCTAAGGAGTAGATCCGTAAGCACCAACTCCGATATGATCACCGAAGAAGATTTACAGGGGATGGTCTACCTGAAAGCGGTGATAAAGGAGACAATGCGGCTGCACCCTCCCGGGCCGCTGCTGATCCCCCGCGAGGCCATGGAGCCCGCGAGGATCCAGCAGTACGACGTGCCGAGCAAGACCATGGTGATCGTCAACGCATGGGCCATCGGAAGGGACCCGGGCAGCTGGGAGTCTCCGGAGGAGTTCCGACCGGAGAGGTTCCTCGGCACCGGCGGCGAGGTGGACTTCCGGGGCCGGCATTTCCAGCTCGTGCCGTTCGGTTCCGGGAGGAGGGTGTGCCCGGGGATCAACTTCACCATGTCCATCATGGAGGTTGCGATTGCCAACCTCGTCGGCCGGTTCGACTGGGCGCTGCCGGAgggcgcggcagcggcggtggacatggaggaggcgcctGGGATCACCTCACGGAAGAGGGTTCCGCTTCACGTCTTGGCTACACCGCGGGCGCAGGCATCGTGCAATCACGACGTGTAG